One genomic region from Zalophus californianus isolate mZalCal1 chromosome 12, mZalCal1.pri.v2, whole genome shotgun sequence encodes:
- the LOC113911289 gene encoding probable protein BRICK1, which yields MAGQEDPVQREIHQDWVNREYIKVITSSIKKIADFLNSFDMSCHSRLATLNEKLTALERKIEYIEARVTKGETLT from the coding sequence ATGGCGGGTCAAGAGGATCCAGTGCAGCGGGAGATTCATCAGGACTGGGTGAACCGGGAATACATAAAAGTCATCACCAGCAGCATCAAGAAAATCGCGGACTTTCTCAACTCGTTTGATATGTCTTGTCATTCAAGACTTGCAACACTAAATGAGAAACTGACAGCCCTCGAACGGAAAATAGAGTACATTGAAGCACGGGTGACAAAAGGTGAGACCCTCACCTAG